In Nicotiana tabacum cultivar K326 chromosome 11, ASM71507v2, whole genome shotgun sequence, a single window of DNA contains:
- the LOC107759579 gene encoding inositol diphosphatase DSP3 codes for MCQILEREGGDLLVPPTNFSAVEDNCIYRSGFPQSSNFTFLRSLNLRSIIYLCPEPYPEENLEFLRINNIKLFQFGIDGTKEPSAMSSSAITEALKVITDVRNHPVLIHCKRGKHRTGCLVGCLRKLQNWCMSAVVEEYKHFAGTKWRETDLKFLESYDVSCIRHCLESIIYRYYGAKKRRLLYSEESLQKSQMTPVL; via the exons atgtgtCAGATTTTGGAAAGAGAGGGTGGTGATTTGTTGGTGCCGCCCACAAATTTTTCGGCTGTTGAAGATAACTGCATTTACAGATCTGGGTTTCCTCAGTCCTCCAATTTCACGTTTCTCCGGTCGCTTAATCTTCGCTCTATCAT ATATTTGTGTCCTGAGCCTTATCCTGAGGAAAATTTGGAGTTTCTTCGAATTAACAATATCAAGCTTTTCCAATTCGGAATTGATGGAACTAAG GAGCCATCAGCTATGTCCAGCAGTGCTATAACAGAGGCTCTGAAAGTGATAACTG ATGTCAGAAATCACCCAGTTCTCATCCACTGCAAGCGCGGGAAG CACCGAACTGGTTGCCTTGTCGGGTGCCTGAGGAAATTGCAGAACTGGTGTATGTCTGCTGTTGTTGAGGAGTACAAGCATTTTGCCGGCACAAAATGGAGGGAAACAGACCTCAAATTTCTGGAGAGTTACGACGTTTCATGCATAAGGCATTGTCTCGAGAGCATTATCTATAGGTACTATGGCGCGAAGAAGAGGCGCTTGCTATACAGCGAAGAAAGTCTGCAGAAGTCACAGATGACTCCTGTTCTGTAG